Within Phragmitibacter flavus, the genomic segment CCTCGCGCCAGCAATGATTAATCATGCCTTGGCAAACAACAGATCAAGATCGTAGGGAACCGCCAATTCGGGCATCTCATGGCGTGAGAAATATCGGAGTTCTTTGGTCTCGCCGGTATCGATGACCGCTTCCGAGCTCCCGACCTCACACTCGAACAGAACGATCACATACTCGACCTGATCGCCGTTGGAGTAGGTGTATCGATAGGGGGAACCGCCAAGCACTCCCCGAACGCGAAGATTGGTGCCGTGAATGCCAGTTTCTTCCAGAATTTCACGAAGCACGGCTTGTTCGGGAGATTCTCCGGGTTCGATAGCCCCTGCGGGAAGGCTCCACGACCCGTTATGCTTCAATTGCAAAAGCAAACGGCCGTCTTCATCGTGAATGACGGCCGCCACGGATGGCATGATCAGAAGGTCGTGTCCGACTGCGTTCCGCAGACTCTGGTAGTAAGGTGACATCTCAAGAAGCAAACCCTACCCAACCGTGCCTGGCTGCGTTGAGGATAACATGCTCAGGCCTTTTTCTTCGGTGCTTCTGGCAGGCCTTGACCGGGTTTTGGATCGAGGTTCGCCTTGAGATCTTCCGGAGTGAGGGTGGTCTCGACTCCTTCCGCAGGGACTTCGGCTTTGGCAGTCCAGAGAATGGCGTTGAGAAGCAGTTTGCGTTGGGAATCGTTGCCCCAGCTGGCGTGGAAGTGACCGCCGGTGAAGCCGAATCCGCGACCGCCACCTTCTCTCTCCGCAGCCCAGGCGACGTGTTGAGGTTGTTTCGCGGCCACCGCTTCACGAACGGCGGGGTTGCCGCTGTGTTTGCCATCAGGACGGCTCATGGTGTCGTCGGGTGGGACGTCGGTCAGGATTGGGGTGACGCCTTTCATGTTGGAACGGAAACGCATGTGAAAATACCATTCGTCGCGGGTGGTGAATGGTTTGACGCCGTTGCTGATGGGATGCTGGGGAATGTTGGTGAAGTTGGCATCCCAGTGTGGGTTGACACTCCAGTTGGTTTCAAAACAGCCGCCAATCCAGTCGATGAACTCCTTGTTGCCTTTTTCCAACGTGGGCTCAACCGCATAATGGATGCAAAGCAAACCGGCACCGCGATCCATCTCCTTTTGCAATTGCTGAAGCCGGTCGCCTTGCAACGCAGGGTGCCCGCCACCGCCGTCGGAATAGATCACGATGGTGTCGGCTTTGGCCAAAGTTTCGTCTGCGGGCCACTCGCCGCTGAGGTGAACTTTAACGTCCACAGGCGCTTTGGCATCGGCGAGACACTTGGCGAAAAGCTGCACGCCGGCGTTGTGTTCGTGCTGACCCGGGCCGTGGGAAGGTTTGCCGGCAATGAAGACGACAAACTTATTGTCGTTCGCCGACAAAGGTTGGGCCGCGAAAGCGGCGACAAGGGTGAGAAGGGTAAGGAAGCGCAGGGTCATGGGTCTACTGGGTTGGAAATCGAATCAGATCGGATTGAATCGTTGAACGTGGTTTGATTAGATAGGCTAGAAGAACAGAAAACGTGGTTGGCATCAAGAGCCTTTCGGCGGGTTTGAGTCCTGTTGTGCCCCAAGGCCGGGTATGGATGCCCGCAATCCTGTTGCCACCAGCGACTTTCCAGCGAAGATAGGGGTTATGAGAACGTCGAACCCCACCATGAGTGAGAGCACCTTTATCGATGTTGCACCCCACGGTGGAGCGGTGATGACGCTTCAAGGCACGGTCAACAAGACGTTGATTTTTCTCGGGCTGCTGTGCACCACTGCGATGTGGAGCTGGAACCGGTTTTGGTCGGACCCTTCCTCCGCCATGCCATTTATCTTGGGCGGGGCGATTGCCGGGTTGGTTTTGGCATTGATCACCGCCTGGAAAAAGCAGTGGGCTCCGATCACGGGATCGCTCTACGCAGTGGCGGAGGGTCTTTTCGTGGGAGCTCTCTCAGCGCTGTATGCCAGTCAATATGAAGGCATTGTGCCGCAGGCGATTTTGCTGACGGTCGGGGTGCTGCTGGCGTTGCTGGCGGCCTACACCACGCGGCTGATCAAACCCTCGCAAAATTTCAAGATGGGCATCGCGGCGGCCACCGGCGGCATTGCTTTGGTGTATATCGCGACGCTGGTGTTGGGCATGTTTGGCATTCAGGTTCCCTTCATTCACGGCAACGGATTGTTCGGCATTGGATTCAGCCTATTTGTGGTGATCATCGCGGCATTGAATCTGGTGCTCGATTTTGATTTTATTGAGAACGGCGTTTCAGCAGGCGCGCCGAAGTATCTTGAGTGGTATGCGGCGTTTGGATTGTTGGTAACGCTGGTCTGGCTCTACGTCGAGATCCTGCGTTTGCTGGCCAAACTGGCCGGACGAAAGGAGTAGAAGTGGGACGCAGGCGGGTCTCGACATTCGAATTCCCATGATGCCATGAAAGCGCTTCTGGTCAGCTTGATTTTGTGGGGGACCGCCTTGGTGTTGTCCGCCACCGCCCAGTCGGTGGAAGATCCAACGAAAATCCCGGTGTATGTGACGCCATTCTACAATTCCAAAGGCCCGAAAATTGAGGTCGGCGAATTCAGTGCGGGGCTGGCTTCGAAAGACGAGAAGACGTTTGTCGAAACCATCAAGAAGATGCGGCAAAACTGGGACCGGCTGAGCTTTGAATCGATGTATGTGGCGGCCGTTCGTCTTTATGACCTCGGATTTCGGGATGAGTCGGTCTACTGGTTTTATTCGGCGCAATATCGCGGTCGTCTGTTTGGGGTGCTCGTCGATCCGGCATCGGCCAAGGAGATGGGGCAACCGGGATTCGAGCGCGTGCATGCCCATCGCTCCTTTTTTCAATTAACGGGACCGTATTTTAATGGTTATGCGTTTCGGGACGTCGCGGGTCTGGCCAACATCGTGCGCAAAGTGCAGAAGGAAGGGGCGACGCCTCCTGATTTGCAGGCCGCCTACCCGGGGATCAAATTCCGTGAGAAATCCGCATGGGACGCTGCCAATCAGGGGGTCAACAAAGGCATGACCAACCTGATCGACATGCTGCGAAAGGATCGCGAAAACATCAAAAAACAACGCGTCGCTTCCGGGGTAGAAGCGAAATTTTCGGAGCTGACCAGCAGGGAACTGCCGATGGATTAAGTGCTCATCGGTTCTTAGCCACACTTCAGCAACTGCCGAAGCATGGGCACCATCTGCAAATAGAGGCTCTGTCGGCCTAGACGACTGAGAAGGTTAGCAATCAATGCGGCGTCGGTTGGAAGATCGGCCGGAAGCAGCTCTTCGCGTTGATGATCGGGAAGTGCCACCCGGGTGCTCACATAAGCGGAACCACACTCGCGCTCGACACTGAATGAGGCGTTGGCGGAGCTGAGCACGACCGATTGCAAGGGGGCTTCGCCGGCGACTTCAGAAACATGAACGCTGATGGTCTGCCCTTCGGGCAAAACCAGAGTCGGGGAGCAGTCGATCACCTGCATTTCTGCCTTCAATCGCACTCCCACCCACGCGGCGAGCAACAACCCCGCGACGCGGTGACCGGGGCCGTGGGTGATGGTCATGTTGGTTACCTTCGGCAACTCCGCCAAGGCAAGCGGATCATGAAAACACGTGGCCAACGCAGTGCGAAAGAAGTGCGAGCGCAGCCAGCTGAGGTCATACACATGGAAACGCGCGGCGTTTTCGCACTCGGCCTGCAGCAGCCGTTCGAAGTCGTGCGCAGGATTCGACCAACGCGAGCTGTCGATGAACAACAGATCGATGACGTTGTAGAGTCGCTCATCAAAGTTGTCGGTGATGTCGCCCTGCCACCAGAACACCAATGGCAGATCGGAGTCGAGATGGGCGAACACGGTGTTGCGCACTTGATTGGCACCACCGCCTTCAAGCACAAAGGAAACCTGCTCGCTGCACACGGATTTCCGACCATCGTGAATCTGGCAATGAGCGGTCACCCAGGCGCGGCTGCGTGGCTTCCGATCGCCCGGCTGGCTGAGGATGAGCAGTCCGCGGCACGCATGTTCCTTGGTGATTTCGGCCAGCAACTGCGTGTTGGTGGCGATGGAGGCAGGATCTTCGCTGTAGATGGCGAAGTTCATCAAGGATGCTTTGTCGCGCGCTTCATCAGCGCCCCAAAGTTCCTTGAGGGCCTTGTCCACGCGTCCAAGCGGAACTTCCTGGCCAAGGATGGAAAGGGTGGATTCGAGGTCAGTCATGAGAAAAAAATTTGAGGGAGTTTGTCACGTCGTTCTCAGAGCCGACGCCAGACGCGATTGTTCTCCTGCAGAAGCTGGTCGGCTTCTTTCGGACCCCACGAACCGGCGGGATATTCGCACATCGGCGGCTGTGGACCGTCGTTGTGCCAGGCATGTTCGATCTCGTCGATGAAGGACCACGCGTGCTCAACTTCATCGCGACGGGCAAACAAAGTGGCGTCGCCGGCCATGGCATCCAGTAGTAACCGTTCGTAGGCCTCCGGGCTGGCCTTGCCAAAGCTGGTGCTGTAGCGGAAGTCCATTTTGACCGGTTGCAAAAGCAGCTGCACGCCGGGGAGTTTGGACATCATGCGCAACGAAATGCCTTCGTCAGGCTGGATGCGGAACACCAAAACGTTGCGGCTTCCGCCCAACTCACCGGTCGCAAAAGGAACTTGCGGCGGTTGTTTGAAATGGATGGAGATCTCGGTGGCTTTTTTGGGCAACTGTTTGCCGACGCGCATGTAAAACGGCACGCCCTGCCAGCGCCAGGTGTCGATGAACAACCGAAGCGCCACATAACTTTCGGTCATCGACTTGGGATTGACGCGATCTTCCTGACGATATCCCACCCGCTCCACACCATCGACACTGCCAGCGGTGTATTGGGCGCGGATGACATTTTTCGCGACTTCATCCACCCCACGCCATTTGCGCAGCGAACGAATGACCTTCACTTTTTCATCGCGCACCGCATCGGCGCCGAGTCCGGTCGGCGGTTCCATGGCAACGAGGCTGAGAAGCTGGAAAAGGTGATTCTGCACCATGTCGCGCAAGGCACCGGCGGTGTCGTAATAACCGCCGCGACCGCCTTCCATGCCGAGGTTTTCGGCACAGGTGATCTGGACTTGCTCAATAAAAAGGTTGTTCCACAGCGGCTCAAAAATGTGGTTGGCAAACCGCATGACCATGATGTTCTGCGCGGTTTCTTTGCCGAGGTAATGGTCGATGCGGTAGGTGTCGCTTTCGTGGAAGGTCTGGCTGACCACTTCGTTGAGATGGCGGGCACTTTTGAGGTCCTTGCCGAAAGGTTTTTCGCAAACCACCCGAGCCCATTTGCCGCTTGGACCTTCATTGAGGCCGCTCTCGCGCAGCATCAGCATGATTTCGTCGAAAAATTCGGGGGCGGAGGCGAGATAGAACAGACGGTTGGCCGCAGCGCCCCGTTCTTTGTCGAATTCGTCGAGCAGGACTTTCAAAGCCTTGTAGCCTTCGAGGTCCTGAAATTCGCTGCGGTGATAATGGATGCTCTGACCGAAGTTTGCCCATAGGGCTGCGTCATGCCCCTGACGGGAGTTTTTTTTGTTCGACTCCTCCAGCTCAGTGCGGAATTCGTCGTCCGCCTTGTCGCGACGGGCAAAGCCCACCACCTTGAACTGGGGTGGCAGATCACCTCCGGCGGCAAGGTTGTAGAGGGCGGGGATCAGCTTGCGGTGGGTCAGGTCGCCGGTGGCGCCGAAGATGACGACCGTGCAGGGCTCGGCGCGATGGCGCGAGATGAGCGTTTCCTGAAAAGGATTTTCAATGTCGGACATGTGATTGGAATGGGATGCCGCCACCGCGAAGGCAACGAGGGGCAAAAACTAAGCTGCGTTATCGTTGCGCGCAACCAAGGACGTTTGCCCGACGGGGTGCAAGTGATGAAAGTGTTTCATCATAAGCATGAAATGCGCCCTGGAAGGCGGTGAGATTCGTATCCGTAATTTCCCAAAGATGTCCCCGCCTCAAATCGCCGAGCGCCCTTTGCTGTTCCTGCTCGCTGCGGTGCAGTTCACGCATTTGATGGATTTTATGGTGATGATGCCGCTGGGACCCCAGTTGATGCGGCTGTTTGAGATCGCCCCGGACCAGTTCAGCTTGCTGGTGGCAGTTTACACTTTTAGCGCGGCGATCGCGGGAGTGGCGGGAGCGTTGTTTGTGGATCGCTTTGATCGACGCACCGCGCTTTTGTTCACCTACGGCGGTTTTATCCTGGGCACCCTGGCTTGTGCCTTGGCCCCCGGCTACCACTCGCTGCTGGTTGCCCGGGCGATCAGTGGTGCTTTTGGAGGAGTGGCGGGATCGTTGGTGTTGACCATCATCGGCGATGTCGTTCCGCCGGAACGTCGCGGTCGCGCCATTGGGGTGGTGATGGCCGCTTTTTCGCTCGCGTCGGTCGTGGGGGTGCCGGTCGGTCTCTGGCTGGCGGCGCAATGGAGCTGGCACGCGCCGTTTTTGATGATCGTCGGCACCGGCCTGATGGTCTGGGCGGCGGTTTGGGGAGTGCTGCCAAGGATGCGTGCCCACATGCTCGCCGCCGATGCACCGGCCGTTAAAGTGCTCGCCGGCGTGAAAGAACTTTTGTCGAATCGCAACTCCCGAACTGCGCTTGGATTCATGATGATGATGGTGTTTGGCCATTTCATCCTCATCCCGTTTCTGAGTCCGAGTCTGGTTTCCAACGCGGGATTGATGGAGAGTGAGCTGTTCTGGTTTTACCTCGCAGGCGGCATTGCCAGTTTGTTCAGCGCGCCGTTGATTGGTCGTATGGCCGATCGATTCGGAAAAAAATGGATGTTTGCCGTCACCATCGTGTGCGGGGCGGTGCCCGTCTATTTCATCGCCAACCTCGGCCCAACCTCACTGCCAATCATCATCATTCTTGCCGCCGTGTTTTTCATGTTTGCCGGCGGTCGTTTTGTGCCGGGGCAGGCGATCATCACCGGGTCCGTGCCGCCTCGTCTGCGCGGGAGTTTTATGAGCCTCAACAACAGCGTTCGCGATTTTGCCGCAGGTGCCGCTTCGTTGATTGGCGGACAGATCATCGTGAAGGATCTGGTTACCGGCAAACTGCTTCACCTTCCCGTCCTGGGTTGGATCGCGATCACCGTGAGTCTGCTCAGCATGGTGTTGATGTCGCGGGTGAAACCGGTGTCGTGATCGAAAAGAAAGTAGAAGGCTCGTCCCCGAGCCCTGTTCCATCATGCAAGGCCCGGGACGGGCCTTCTACTTTCTTAGCGCCAACTCGCGCTCCTCTTCACTCAGCTCGCGCCATGTCCCAACCGCCAGATCATCCGGCAACGCCAGTGCGCCGATGCGCTCACGATGGAGGCTCACCACCCGGTTGCCAACGCGATGAAACATGCGTTTGATCTGATGATAGCGCCCCTCATGCAGCGTGACTCGTGCACGATGGCTTCCAAGAATCTCCAGCTCCGCAGGCAGCGTATGAATGTCCTCCGTGTGAAAATAGAATCCTGCCGCAAAGGCCGCCACTGCCTCTGGAGCAATCACCTCCGCCATTTCCACCAAATACGACTTGGGCACCTTATGATGCGGATCCATCAACCGTTTTGACCACCGACCATCATTGGTCAAAAGCAGCAATCCTGAACTCGCCCGATCCAGTCGACCCGCCAGATGCAGGGACCCTTTGTCTGGATCGTCGATCAAATCCATCACCGTTGGATGTTGCGGGTCCGACGTTGCGCTCAAATAACCCGTCGGTTTGTGCAGAATCACATACAGCGACCGCACCTCTTCCTGAATACAGACCCCCTCCAGCTCCACGCGCATGAAACGATCCACCTCCCAGCGGCTGTCGCGAATGACCACCCCATCCACGCTCACCCTGCCAGTCGCAATCCAGCGATGCGCCGCCGTGCGACCGGCAGAATCATGACTGGCAACCAGGCGATCAAGCTTCATACCCGGCTACTGACGCCAAGATCTGACCAGTTTCTACCATGAAATCTCCCTTGTGAGCCTTGCATGTGTTCTTATCTGCATCAATCTTTGGGCCTCATGGCGGCACACGTTGGAATTGATCTCGGCACCACCTTATCCGGCCTCGCCTACTTGAAGGCTGATGGCACCCCAGAAATCGTCCCCAATTGTGACGGCGAACGCCTCACCCCATCCGTCGTTTACTTCGAACAGAAAGAGAGCGTCAAACTGGTCGGCACGCCCGCCCGCAATGGCGGCGATCCGGAACGCACCGTGTTCCAGATCAAACGCCACATGGACGATCCCGATTACTCCGTCGAGTTCGACGGGCACCGCTGGACTCCGTCAGAAATCTCCGCGCTCATCCTCAGCAAACTGAAACAAGATTGCTCGAGGATCATTGGCGCGATCAAGGACGTCATCATCACCGTTCCCGCCAACTACAACGAGCTCGCCCGCAAAAGCACCATCGCCGCCGCCGAAATGGCCGGCATGAACGTGACCCGCCTCGTCAACGAACCCACCGCCGCCGCTCTTTACTACGCCTACCGCCACCATTCCCGCGGACGTGTTCTCGTCTTCGACCTCGGAGGCGGCACATTGGATGTCACCATCCTCGACATCGACTTCAACAACATCCGCATCATCACCAGCGAAGGCGCACGCCATCTCGGCGGCGGCCATATTGACGATCTGCTGCTCGAACTCTACAGCGAGCAATACCGGCAGCATCTCAACACCGAACTCTACACCAACGAGCGCCAGCGCCGCCGCATTTTGCAGTCCATCGAAGACTCCAAAAAGATGCTCAGCAAACTGCGAAACATCCAGGACACCATCAGCAACAGCACCCACGGCAACGTCGCCATTGATCTCAGTCGCGAGACCTTCGAGACCATCATCTCACGCCTCCTCACCCGCGCCGTCATGCTCGTCGAGCAAACCCTCGACAGCGCCAAACTCAAACCCGGCGACATCGATCATGTGGTGCTCGTCGGCGGCTCCACCCGCATTCCGAAGGTCAAAGCTGTCCTGCACAAGTTCTTCGGCAAAGCGCCCGAATTCTGCGGCAATGTCGACGAAGCCGTCGCCCTCGGCGCCGCCCTCTTCGCCCGCCACGCCGCCAACATTCAGGAAGTCTGCAACCACAGCTACGGCACCCTCGCCTACATCGTGAACGCCCGCACCGGCGAGGAAGGCATCCAAAATTCCATCGTCATCCCGAAGAACACTCCACTCCCGTGTTCTTTCGCCGAGATCTACACCACCTCCGAAGCCAATGAGCAGGAGATTCATGTCGACATCACCCAGGGCGAAGACAGCGATCCACGTTACATTGATGTCATCGGCCGCCTTACTTTGGACGTTCCCCCGGGTCGTCCGGCCGGATGCGAAATCAAGGTCACTTTCAGCTACGATGAAAACCAGCGCGTGCGCGCCATGGTGCTTGACCGTCAGACGGGCCTGAGCAAAGAAATTGCGGTAAATTACAAAGGCAAAGGCATCCTCACCGACGAAGAACTCGAAAACCGTGGAACCATGCTGCGACAGTTGCGCATCGAATAACCGACCTGACCCAACCCCCCACAAATCCCCGCCCCTCCGCCGATGACCATGTTCAACAAACTCAAATCCCTGTTCGACAGCCGGGCCGCCAAACTTCCGCTTGCTCCGCGGCCCGTCGCGACACCGCTCCACCGACCCCTTCCGACATCCAAGAGCAGTTCGCCGCCTCCCGCCGCGGCCGAATTGAAATCCGAGAGGACCACCTCCCCGCCAGTTTCTTTCCCCAGCAGTCCATCACCGGCACCTGTTTCCACACCGACTCCGACACCAACACCTCCGCCTAATCTAGCGCCAGCATCGCCGCCAAAACCCGCCGTTCCTGCCTCGCCCTCACCCGCTCCTGCGGAAGTCGCCAAACAGCCCGAAAAGAAACCCTCTTCCGCTGCTGAAGCTCCCAAGCCGGTCGCTCCGAAAGCTGCTTCAACCGCCGTCCCACCCGCCCCATCCAAAAAACCTAATCCTGCCGTTTTCACCCCGACGCCCGAGCAGCTTTGCAACATCAGTCCCAACATGACCCCTGAACAGGTGCGCCAACGACTGGCCATGCTTTACCGGCGTTACAATCATGCCTCCTCAAGCCTGAATGCCGGTCTGAGGGTCGAAGCCGAGGCAGCCCTAAACGCCATTGTTGCTGTTCGGGAAAAATATTTTGGCCCGGTTTGAAAAAAATTGGCCCTGGGTTGCCATTTTTTGCATCTGAACACCGCATTGAACGCATAAGTGGTGAGGCATATGTCTCGTCCACCAGTCTTCAGAATTTCATTGGTGACTCACCCTACGAAATTTTGAAACCATTGTATGTTAGGTTGGTTTTCTCTAGAAGACACCCTTTCCAAATCACCCGTTTTTCCGACCTTGCCCCCTACTTTACCACGCATTGCCATCACCATGGGAGACCCCGCTGGAGTCGGCCCCGAAATCTGCCTTCGTGCCCTCGCCAGCGCAGAGATTCGCGAGATCGCCACAGCAGTCGTTTTCGGCGACGCCGCCGTGCTTCGGCATTGCGCGGCCGTGACTGGGCTTCCTGAGCCACGCTGCATCGTTCGTGAAGCGCGCTGGTCCCAAAATTTTGCCAGCCTGAATGAGCCCGCCGTGCTCGATTTGCCCGGCTTCAATGCCACCGACTTCAACCCTGGCACTGTCAGCGGCAGCACCGGTGCCGCCGCCTATCGATACATTCAAAAAAGCATCACCGCTGCGGTTGACCTCGAAGTCCAGGCCGTCGTGACCGCCCCCATCAACAAGGAGGCTCTTCGCGCTGCCGGTATTGATTTCCCTGGTCACACCGAAATTTTTGCCAGCGCCACCCGAGCCCGACGCGCCTGCATGTTTCAATTTAGCAAGGAAGTCTGCGCCAGTTTTGTCACTGTCCACGTTGGTTACAGCGAAGTTCCCGCCCTCATCAGCACCGACCGCATCCTCGACGTCATCGAACTCACTGCCGCCGCCCTGCAACGCATCCATGGTCGGCCCCCGAGGCTTGCCGTGCTCGGTCTCAATCCCCATGCCGGTGAACACGGCCTTTTCGGCAACCGCGAAGAAGAGCGTTTCATCATCCCTGCCATCCAAACCGCCCGTCAGCGCGGTTATGAGATCGAAGGCCCGCTCCCACCCGACACCGCCTTCATCCCTGCCAAACGAAGAGTCATCGACGGCTTCATCTGCATGTATCACGACCAGGGCCACATCCCTTTGAAAGCCCTTGCGTTTGATAGCGCTGTCAACACCACCCTCGGCCTTCCCATCGTGCGCACCAGCGTCGACCACGGCACCGCCTGCGACATCGCCTGGCAGGCCAAGGCTGACCCCGGCAGTCTGTTCGCCGCCATCAAGCTCGCCGCAAAACTGTCTGCTTCCTGACCACCCAAACTCTGGCACTCCCGACTTTGGCAGCCGGAAATTTTCTCTCCTGCCAAATCAGCCCGGGCATCATTGGGTCGTTCCTATCACCCCAATCACCTGATGATGAAGTGTGTTCACCCGGACAGGCTTGCCCATCATTTTTGTTAACGCAGCTTATCGCCAAACATTCGGGGTTTCGTGCTCAACTACTCCAGGTATAGTTCGCCCAGGGTTCAATCCATCCGCGACACCAAATCGTCTATGCCGAAGAAATCTCATTGCATCGTCACGCCGGAATTCCTGGGACCAACCGGAGACGGGGAAATCGGAAAATACTGCCATCATCTCATGAGACTCTTGAGGCAGCTGGAGAGCGAAGTGACGATTGTGTTCACCGGTTCCTTTGAAAAAGGGGATGCCGATCACTGGTTGCGGCACTTTCGCGATCAACATGGGGTGGAGTTTTACACCATTGTGTTGCCCGAAAACCGGATTCATTGGAACTCAGGCTTTTCCTTCAACCTCAATAGCCGGGCCGTGGCTGAATTTCTAGAAGGCCGTCAATTTGATGCCATCCACTTCCAACAATGGCAGGGCAACGGATTCATCCCCATGCAGCGTCGGCGCAACTTGGGCACGCTGCCTGAGGCGGTGGTAACCATCACCTTGCACAGCAGTTCCGAGTGGTTGGCCGAGGAAAGTCAAAACTTGCGCCGTGGTTCGGTTGAAAATTTGCTGGAAGGCTACTGCGAGCGTTATGCCGTCGAACATGCCGACTTAGTCATCAGCCCGACGATGCATCTGATTGACAGGGCGATTTCCTCAGGTTGGAAATTGCCGGAGAGTCGGGCACTGCTGCCCTGTTTCATTGATGTTTTGCCATGGGCAGTCATCCCCGAAGGCATTCCCGACGAATTGATCTACTACGGTCGACTCGAAACGAGCAAAGGATTGGAAGTGTTTGCTGGTGCCCTGCGCAACCTCGTCTCGCATTCGGCCCAAGCAGGAGCCAGCAAGCGCAAGGTCACTTTCCTCGGCAAGCCCGGCATCGTGAAAAATAAACGCGCCGCCTTGGATTTCCTCGCTGAGCTTGAAGATGAGCTGCGGATTGCATTCCAAATAACAGTCGAGAGTGATCTCGATTACCCTGCCTGTCAGGATTACTTGTCCGACCACCCATCCGCCCTCGTGGTCATTGCGCCGTTGCAAGACAGCCATCCCTTCACCGTCCTTGAGTGCCTGCAGCAGGGGAGTCGCTTCATCGCCAGTCGCATCGGCGGCATTCCGGAAATGATGGCCGATGACAGCTGCCTGTTTGAACCCACCGAGCCGGACTTGACTGCCAAACTGCTGGAAAAACTCCAACAGCCCGGCGGCGCAACCGCAGCAGCTTATTCATCCGCCACCTTGCGGGAGCAGTGGCGTCAACTGCTTGAAGACACCCTGCCGGAAATCCATCGTCACAAGGCCACGCCCGCCA encodes:
- a CDS encoding ThuA domain-containing protein, producing MTLRFLTLLTLVAAFAAQPLSANDNKFVVFIAGKPSHGPGQHEHNAGVQLFAKCLADAKAPVDVKVHLSGEWPADETLAKADTIVIYSDGGGGHPALQGDRLQQLQKEMDRGAGLLCIHYAVEPTLEKGNKEFIDWIGGCFETNWSVNPHWDANFTNIPQHPISNGVKPFTTRDEWYFHMRFRSNMKGVTPILTDVPPDDTMSRPDGKHSGNPAVREAVAAKQPQHVAWAAEREGGGRGFGFTGGHFHASWGNDSQRKLLLNAILWTAKAEVPAEGVETTLTPEDLKANLDPKPGQGLPEAPKKKA
- a CDS encoding Hsp70 family protein translates to MAAHVGIDLGTTLSGLAYLKADGTPEIVPNCDGERLTPSVVYFEQKESVKLVGTPARNGGDPERTVFQIKRHMDDPDYSVEFDGHRWTPSEISALILSKLKQDCSRIIGAIKDVIITVPANYNELARKSTIAAAEMAGMNVTRLVNEPTAAALYYAYRHHSRGRVLVFDLGGGTLDVTILDIDFNNIRIITSEGARHLGGGHIDDLLLELYSEQYRQHLNTELYTNERQRRRILQSIEDSKKMLSKLRNIQDTISNSTHGNVAIDLSRETFETIISRLLTRAVMLVEQTLDSAKLKPGDIDHVVLVGGSTRIPKVKAVLHKFFGKAPEFCGNVDEAVALGAALFARHAANIQEVCNHSYGTLAYIVNARTGEEGIQNSIVIPKNTPLPCSFAEIYTTSEANEQEIHVDITQGEDSDPRYIDVIGRLTLDVPPGRPAGCEIKVTFSYDENQRVRAMVLDRQTGLSKEIAVNYKGKGILTDEELENRGTMLRQLRIE
- a CDS encoding MFS transporter, which codes for MSPPQIAERPLLFLLAAVQFTHLMDFMVMMPLGPQLMRLFEIAPDQFSLLVAVYTFSAAIAGVAGALFVDRFDRRTALLFTYGGFILGTLACALAPGYHSLLVARAISGAFGGVAGSLVLTIIGDVVPPERRGRAIGVVMAAFSLASVVGVPVGLWLAAQWSWHAPFLMIVGTGLMVWAAVWGVLPRMRAHMLAADAPAVKVLAGVKELLSNRNSRTALGFMMMMVFGHFILIPFLSPSLVSNAGLMESELFWFYLAGGIASLFSAPLIGRMADRFGKKWMFAVTIVCGAVPVYFIANLGPTSLPIIIILAAVFFMFAGGRFVPGQAIITGSVPPRLRGSFMSLNNSVRDFAAGAASLIGGQIIVKDLVTGKLLHLPVLGWIAITVSLLSMVLMSRVKPVS
- a CDS encoding NUDIX domain-containing protein → MSPYYQSLRNAVGHDLLIMPSVAAVIHDEDGRLLLQLKHNGSWSLPAGAIEPGESPEQAVLREILEETGIHGTNLRVRGVLGGSPYRYTYSNGDQVEYVIVLFECEVGSSEAVIDTGETKELRYFSRHEMPELAVPYDLDLLFAKA
- a CDS encoding pseudouridine synthase gives rise to the protein MKLDRLVASHDSAGRTAAHRWIATGRVSVDGVVIRDSRWEVDRFMRVELEGVCIQEEVRSLYVILHKPTGYLSATSDPQHPTVMDLIDDPDKGSLHLAGRLDRASSGLLLLTNDGRWSKRLMDPHHKVPKSYLVEMAEVIAPEAVAAFAAGFYFHTEDIHTLPAELEILGSHRARVTLHEGRYHQIKRMFHRVGNRVVSLHRERIGALALPDDLAVGTWRELSEEERELALRK
- the zwf gene encoding glucose-6-phosphate dehydrogenase: MSDIENPFQETLISRHRAEPCTVVIFGATGDLTHRKLIPALYNLAAGGDLPPQFKVVGFARRDKADDEFRTELEESNKKNSRQGHDAALWANFGQSIHYHRSEFQDLEGYKALKVLLDEFDKERGAAANRLFYLASAPEFFDEIMLMLRESGLNEGPSGKWARVVCEKPFGKDLKSARHLNEVVSQTFHESDTYRIDHYLGKETAQNIMVMRFANHIFEPLWNNLFIEQVQITCAENLGMEGGRGGYYDTAGALRDMVQNHLFQLLSLVAMEPPTGLGADAVRDEKVKVIRSLRKWRGVDEVAKNVIRAQYTAGSVDGVERVGYRQEDRVNPKSMTESYVALRLFIDTWRWQGVPFYMRVGKQLPKKATEISIHFKQPPQVPFATGELGGSRNVLVFRIQPDEGISLRMMSKLPGVQLLLQPVKMDFRYSTSFGKASPEAYERLLLDAMAGDATLFARRDEVEHAWSFIDEIEHAWHNDGPQPPMCEYPAGSWGPKEADQLLQENNRVWRRL
- a CDS encoding glucose-6-phosphate dehydrogenase assembly protein OpcA; this encodes MTDLESTLSILGQEVPLGRVDKALKELWGADEARDKASLMNFAIYSEDPASIATNTQLLAEITKEHACRGLLILSQPGDRKPRSRAWVTAHCQIHDGRKSVCSEQVSFVLEGGGANQVRNTVFAHLDSDLPLVFWWQGDITDNFDERLYNVIDLLFIDSSRWSNPAHDFERLLQAECENAARFHVYDLSWLRSHFFRTALATCFHDPLALAELPKVTNMTITHGPGHRVAGLLLAAWVGVRLKAEMQVIDCSPTLVLPEGQTISVHVSEVAGEAPLQSVVLSSANASFSVERECGSAYVSTRVALPDHQREELLPADLPTDAALIANLLSRLGRQSLYLQMVPMLRQLLKCG
- a CDS encoding Bax inhibitor-1/YccA family protein, producing the protein MRTSNPTMSESTFIDVAPHGGAVMTLQGTVNKTLIFLGLLCTTAMWSWNRFWSDPSSAMPFILGGAIAGLVLALITAWKKQWAPITGSLYAVAEGLFVGALSALYASQYEGIVPQAILLTVGVLLALLAAYTTRLIKPSQNFKMGIAAATGGIALVYIATLVLGMFGIQVPFIHGNGLFGIGFSLFVVIIAALNLVLDFDFIENGVSAGAPKYLEWYAAFGLLVTLVWLYVEILRLLAKLAGRKE